The following are from one region of the Flavimobilis soli genome:
- a CDS encoding DUF6153 family protein: MGAAALAPTGTRAARLVRVAALRALLAAAIVAGLLSMHGPSALAPPAAAAPDGSAATAITHHAQQSLDAAVSSGAIPGDLNDLCGGCGAAGHVTVATACALGLLLALVVLVVPRAPTRWLPQAARVARRTGPTSHVLRRPPSLHVLCISRT, from the coding sequence ATGGGAGCAGCGGCACTCGCACCGACAGGCACCAGGGCGGCACGCCTGGTCCGGGTCGCTGCCCTGCGCGCCCTCCTCGCAGCCGCGATCGTCGCCGGGCTGCTGTCGATGCACGGCCCGAGCGCGCTCGCGCCTCCCGCGGCCGCAGCACCAGACGGTTCGGCGGCGACCGCGATCACGCACCACGCCCAGCAGAGCCTCGACGCAGCCGTCAGCAGCGGCGCCATCCCGGGCGACCTCAACGACCTGTGTGGCGGGTGCGGAGCGGCCGGTCACGTGACCGTTGCGACGGCTTGCGCGCTCGGACTGCTGCTCGCGCTCGTCGTTCTCGTCGTCCCTCGCGCTCCGACCAGATGGCTGCCTCAGGCCGCACGTGTCGCCCGGCGCACAGGCCCGACGTCGCACGTGCTGCGGCGACCGCCGTCGCTTCACGTCCTCTGCATCAGCCGGACCTGA
- the rplU gene encoding 50S ribosomal protein L21, whose amino-acid sequence MVYAIVKAGGRQEKVSVGDVVVVDRLSGKSGESVQLPALLLVDGEKVTSDAAALAKVTVTAEIVRDEKGPKIDILKYKNKTGYRKRIGHRQALTRLKVTGIK is encoded by the coding sequence GTGGTGTACGCGATCGTCAAGGCTGGTGGCCGCCAGGAGAAGGTCTCTGTTGGTGACGTCGTCGTCGTCGACCGTCTCTCCGGCAAGTCCGGTGAGTCCGTTCAGTTGCCCGCACTCCTCCTTGTGGACGGTGAGAAGGTGACCTCCGACGCTGCGGCTCTGGCCAAGGTGACGGTGACCGCCGAGATCGTTCGGGACGAGAAGGGCCCGAAGATCGACATCCTCAAGTACAAGAACAAGACCGGCTACCGCAAGCGCATCGGCCACCGCCAGGCCCTCACGCGCCTCAAGGTCACCGGCATCAAGTGA
- the obgE gene encoding GTPase ObgE: MASFVDRVVLHAFGGDGGNGCASIRREKFKPLAGPDGANGGDGGSVRLVVDPQVTTLLEYHHSPHRRAEKGAMGMGDYRQGAHGQDLVLRVPDGTVVKDLDGNILADLVGDGAEYTVAAGGRGGLGNMSLASAKRKAPGFALLGEPGEEADVVLELKTIADVALVGYPSAGKSSLIAAISAARPKIADYPFTTLVPNLGVVQAGDSRYTVADVPGLIPGASEGKGLGLEFLRHVERCAVLVHVLDCATLEPGRDPISDLDVIEAELAAYSADLDIDGSRVPLAERPRLVVLNKIDVPEARELADFVTAELEGRGLRVFEISAVSHEGLKQLTYALAELVEQARKDAPAPEPARIVLRPKAVDDSGFTVTRVEENGQEYFRVTGSKPVRWVRQTDFNNDEAVGYLADRLARLGVEEALLKAGARAGAEVLIGTGDNAVVFDWEPTLMTGAELLTGPRGTDLRLEDHSRPSRSEKRERYHDRMDAKAEARSELWTEREAGKWTDAAED; this comes from the coding sequence ATGGCCAGCTTTGTCGACCGCGTCGTCCTTCACGCCTTCGGCGGTGACGGCGGCAACGGCTGTGCGTCGATCCGCCGGGAGAAGTTCAAGCCCCTCGCAGGTCCGGACGGCGCCAACGGCGGCGACGGCGGATCGGTCCGCCTCGTCGTCGACCCCCAGGTGACGACGCTGCTCGAGTACCACCACTCGCCGCACCGTCGTGCCGAGAAGGGTGCGATGGGCATGGGGGACTACCGCCAGGGGGCGCACGGCCAGGACCTCGTGCTGCGCGTCCCTGACGGCACCGTCGTCAAGGACCTCGACGGCAACATCCTCGCCGACCTCGTCGGTGACGGTGCCGAGTACACGGTCGCGGCCGGCGGCCGCGGCGGGCTCGGCAACATGTCGCTCGCCTCGGCCAAGCGCAAGGCGCCCGGCTTCGCGCTCCTCGGCGAGCCCGGTGAGGAGGCGGACGTCGTCCTCGAGCTCAAGACGATCGCCGACGTCGCGCTCGTCGGCTACCCGAGCGCGGGCAAGTCCTCGCTCATCGCAGCGATCTCGGCCGCGCGGCCCAAGATCGCGGACTACCCGTTCACGACGCTCGTGCCGAACCTCGGCGTCGTCCAGGCGGGCGACTCGCGCTACACGGTCGCCGACGTCCCCGGGCTCATCCCTGGCGCGAGCGAGGGCAAGGGCCTCGGGCTCGAGTTCCTCCGCCACGTCGAGCGTTGCGCCGTCCTCGTGCACGTCCTCGACTGCGCGACCCTCGAGCCCGGCCGTGACCCGATCTCGGACCTCGACGTCATCGAGGCGGAGCTCGCCGCCTACTCGGCGGACCTCGACATCGACGGTTCGCGCGTCCCGCTCGCCGAGCGTCCGCGCCTCGTCGTGCTCAACAAGATCGACGTTCCCGAGGCGCGCGAGCTCGCCGACTTCGTGACCGCCGAGCTCGAGGGGCGCGGCCTGCGGGTCTTCGAGATCTCCGCCGTCAGCCACGAGGGCCTCAAGCAGCTCACGTACGCGCTCGCCGAGCTCGTCGAGCAGGCGCGCAAGGACGCTCCGGCTCCCGAACCTGCTCGCATCGTCCTGCGTCCCAAGGCCGTCGACGACTCCGGCTTCACCGTCACGCGCGTCGAGGAGAACGGCCAGGAGTACTTCCGCGTCACGGGTTCCAAGCCTGTGCGCTGGGTGCGCCAGACCGACTTCAACAACGACGAGGCCGTCGGTTACCTCGCGGACCGTCTCGCGCGTCTCGGCGTCGAGGAGGCCCTTCTCAAGGCTGGCGCTCGCGCCGGCGCCGAGGTGCTCATCGGCACGGGTGACAACGCGGTCGTGTTCGACTGGGAGCCCACGCTCATGACGGGTGCCGAGCTGCTCACGGGTCCGCGCGGCACCGACCTGCGTCTCGAGGACCACTCTCGTCCGAGCCGCTCCGAGAAGCGCGAGCGCTACCACGACCGCATGGACGCCAAGGCTGAGGCTCGCAGCGAGCTGTGGACCGAGCGCGAGGCAGGCAAGTGGACGGACGCTGCCGAGGACTGA
- the nadD gene encoding nicotinate-nucleotide adenylyltransferase: MSGESGTPRRTRLGVMGGTFDPIHHGHLVAASEVAARFDLDEVVFVPTGRPSFKQDTTVTPAEHRYLMTVVATASNPRFTVSRVDIDREGLTYTIDTLRDLRRERPHSDLFFITGADAIAQILSWKDAPELFDLAHFVAVTRPGHTMSLEGLNPESVTAVEVPALAISSTECRERAASGQPVWYLVPDGVVQYISKHRLYRESIDGQF; encoded by the coding sequence ATCTCGGGGGAGAGCGGCACGCCGAGGCGCACCCGTCTCGGGGTGATGGGCGGCACCTTCGACCCGATCCACCACGGGCACCTCGTCGCCGCGAGCGAGGTCGCGGCGCGCTTCGACCTCGACGAGGTCGTCTTCGTGCCGACCGGCCGCCCGTCCTTCAAGCAGGACACGACGGTCACGCCGGCCGAGCACCGCTACCTCATGACGGTCGTCGCGACGGCCTCCAACCCGCGCTTCACGGTCAGCCGCGTGGACATCGACCGTGAAGGTCTGACGTACACGATCGACACGCTGCGGGACCTTCGCCGGGAACGTCCACATTCGGACCTCTTCTTCATCACCGGGGCCGACGCGATCGCGCAGATACTGTCGTGGAAGGATGCTCCGGAGCTCTTCGATCTGGCACACTTCGTCGCGGTGACGCGTCCAGGGCACACGATGTCGTTGGAGGGTCTGAACCCGGAGTCGGTGACGGCTGTCGAGGTCCCGGCTCTCGCGATCTCGTCGACCGAGTGCCGTGAGCGCGCAGCGTCCGGTCAGCCGGTCTGGTACCTCGTCCCGGACGGCGTCGTGCAGTACATCAGCAAGCATCGTCTCTACCGGGAATCGATCGATGGCCAGTTCTGA
- a CDS encoding histidine phosphatase family protein yields the protein MTAGTLVLVRHGRTEYNAAQRLQGQVDIPLDDVGRWQAEVGAQALLARFSPTAIVSSDLQRAAATAQYLGDAVGLEVTYDVRLRERSFGAWEGLTADEMVAGWPDEYAGWKSGSEPTSIGAERRGDVGERFAAAVAEHAEALGPKDVLAVVSHGAAISIAITALLGIDPDTWKGIQGMHNAHWSVLRASGPGATPAWRLTAHNVGPDYPVEHWVAGPDFAIERGSV from the coding sequence GTGACCGCCGGGACGCTCGTGCTCGTGCGCCACGGGCGCACCGAGTACAACGCGGCGCAGCGCCTGCAGGGGCAGGTCGACATCCCGCTCGACGACGTCGGGCGTTGGCAGGCCGAGGTCGGTGCGCAGGCGTTGCTCGCACGCTTCTCGCCGACGGCGATCGTGTCGTCGGACCTGCAGCGCGCCGCGGCGACCGCGCAGTACCTGGGCGACGCCGTCGGCCTCGAGGTCACGTACGACGTACGGCTGCGCGAGCGCAGCTTCGGCGCGTGGGAGGGGCTGACGGCGGACGAGATGGTCGCCGGCTGGCCCGACGAGTACGCGGGCTGGAAGAGCGGCAGCGAGCCGACGTCGATCGGCGCCGAGCGCCGCGGGGACGTGGGGGAGCGGTTTGCCGCTGCTGTCGCGGAGCACGCCGAGGCCCTCGGGCCGAAGGACGTCCTGGCGGTCGTGTCGCACGGCGCCGCGATCTCGATCGCGATCACCGCGCTGCTCGGTATCGACCCCGACACGTGGAAGGGCATCCAGGGGATGCACAACGCGCACTGGTCCGTCCTGCGAGCGTCCGGCCCTGGAGCGACGCCCGCGTGGCGGCTCACGGCGCACAACGTCGGGCCTGACTACCCGGTCGAGCACTGGGTCGCGGGACCCGATTTCGCGATCGAGCGAGGATCGGTCTAA
- a CDS encoding ribonuclease E/G: MNLDNSTTNAEGSAEPVKKTRRRVVRSAGTPTPVQSEAVAPVSVPASAASEPTDAPQEKAPRTRKARPKTESPAVESPAAETPAAEEKPAPKRRTRATRATAPAATAEAAPEAATVAAPTPAADAEAPAPKKSTRSRRATKPAAEPAETKSEAPAADETVADDRAAEDKSTEKAAPRRRSGRAKAAPAEAPEAPAAETATEEQAEKPARRSRRATKPSAVEAPTETTAPVEAVEAAAEEGEQAPVVETRLPMTALLFQAPDPTKGRARRRRVSAPAGPPEAIVPVPVEEADDETEEVVDAAAEVEAPEDVETPEAQDDATPQDETEDDEPSDEQESGSASGQRRRRRRGGRGRRRSSAQNGDQAEGDTDAEASDETDATEVEQDDEGDTEKTSGRSRNRSRRGSGRSAEASDAESESDDEAQDQDEDTSDEAGEDSEGTGSSSRRRRRRRRTAGSREGEPASTSTATRARRGTGADEVTALKGSTRLEAKRQRRREGRDAGRRRQIITEAEFLARRESVERSMVVRERDGRTQIAVLEDGVLVEHYVSQQEQASMAGNVYLGRVQNVLPSMEAAFIDVGKGRNAVLYAGEVNWDAAGLEGQPRRIEQALKSGDSVLVQVTKDPIGHKGARLTSQITLAGRYLVYVPGGGMTGISRKLPDTERARLKKILKEIVPDHAGVIVRTAAEGASEEELRADVARLQDQWAKIEKKSKTASAPALLQGEPDLAIRVVRDIFNDDFSSLVVQGDSAWDEISSYVGELAPDLAERVTRWTGEKDVFASHRIDEQLAKGMDRKVWLPSGGSLVIDRTEAMTVVDVNTGKFTGSGGTLEETVTRNNLEAAEEIVRQLRLRDIGGIIVIDFIDMVLESNRDLVLRRLVECLGRDRTKHQVAEVTSLGLVQMTRKRVGQGLVEAFSTTCEHCNGRGFIVHAEPIEKGNGGQNGGGQDRPEGESKRSRRKRGGGDKDESSSSAPAVPVLPKEEARKAVKETLATIAAAAAHAHEHEHDHAVEKPAAEKVAVEAAPALQADAEPAPVAEDAVEPAAEPVVAEPVAAEPKRRRRAATRPAAPAVEVEAPASESAEASSEAPVLDVLAELASVRRVHAPEVPAAPSSDTITSVDDIAVPAGPSEPSTTAPKRRRASSRGRSTRAAGAPSNSPDEG, encoded by the coding sequence GTGAACCTCGACAACAGCACCACGAACGCCGAGGGCTCAGCCGAGCCGGTGAAGAAGACGCGTCGCCGCGTCGTGCGGTCGGCAGGAACGCCGACCCCCGTGCAGAGCGAGGCCGTGGCGCCTGTGAGTGTCCCGGCCTCTGCTGCGTCGGAGCCGACGGACGCGCCGCAGGAGAAGGCCCCGCGCACCCGCAAGGCGCGCCCCAAGACCGAGTCGCCCGCCGTCGAGTCGCCGGCTGCCGAGACCCCCGCGGCCGAGGAGAAGCCCGCGCCGAAGCGCCGCACCCGTGCCACCCGGGCGACCGCTCCAGCCGCGACGGCTGAGGCTGCGCCCGAGGCGGCGACTGTTGCTGCACCCACGCCTGCCGCCGACGCCGAGGCGCCCGCGCCGAAGAAGTCCACGCGCAGCCGCCGCGCCACCAAGCCGGCCGCCGAGCCTGCGGAGACGAAGTCCGAGGCACCCGCAGCCGACGAGACGGTTGCGGACGACAGGGCCGCAGAGGACAAGAGCACGGAGAAGGCGGCCCCGCGTCGCCGCTCTGGCCGTGCCAAGGCTGCACCTGCCGAGGCCCCCGAGGCCCCCGCGGCCGAGACGGCGACGGAGGAGCAGGCGGAGAAGCCGGCGCGCCGCTCGCGCCGCGCGACCAAGCCGAGCGCCGTCGAGGCGCCCACCGAGACCACCGCACCCGTCGAGGCTGTCGAAGCCGCGGCCGAGGAGGGCGAGCAGGCGCCGGTCGTCGAGACCCGCCTGCCGATGACCGCTCTCCTCTTCCAGGCTCCGGACCCGACCAAGGGCCGTGCACGCCGCCGCCGGGTCTCCGCGCCCGCGGGCCCGCCCGAGGCGATCGTCCCCGTCCCCGTGGAGGAGGCCGACGACGAGACCGAGGAGGTCGTCGACGCGGCTGCCGAGGTCGAGGCCCCGGAGGACGTCGAGACGCCCGAGGCGCAGGACGACGCGACGCCGCAGGACGAGACCGAGGACGACGAGCCGAGCGACGAGCAGGAGTCCGGCTCCGCCTCGGGCCAGCGCCGTCGTCGCCGCCGGGGCGGCCGGGGCCGTCGCCGCAGCTCCGCGCAGAACGGCGACCAGGCCGAGGGCGACACGGACGCCGAGGCGTCCGACGAGACCGACGCGACCGAGGTCGAGCAGGACGACGAGGGTGACACGGAGAAGACCTCGGGTCGCTCGCGCAACCGCTCGCGTCGGGGTTCGGGCCGCTCTGCCGAGGCGTCCGACGCCGAGAGCGAGTCGGACGACGAGGCTCAGGACCAGGACGAGGACACCTCTGACGAGGCGGGCGAGGACAGCGAGGGCACCGGTTCCTCGAGCCGCCGCCGTCGTCGCCGCCGCCGCACGGCTGGCAGCCGCGAGGGCGAGCCGGCCAGCACCTCGACCGCGACCCGTGCCCGTCGCGGCACCGGGGCCGACGAGGTCACCGCGCTCAAGGGCTCGACGCGCCTCGAGGCGAAGCGCCAGCGTCGCCGCGAGGGCCGCGACGCGGGCCGCCGTCGCCAGATCATCACCGAGGCCGAGTTCCTCGCCCGCCGCGAGTCTGTCGAGCGGTCGATGGTCGTGCGCGAGCGCGACGGCCGCACGCAGATCGCCGTGCTCGAGGACGGCGTGCTCGTCGAGCACTACGTCTCGCAGCAGGAGCAGGCCTCGATGGCCGGCAACGTCTACCTCGGTCGCGTGCAGAACGTGCTGCCGAGCATGGAGGCCGCGTTCATCGACGTCGGCAAGGGCCGCAACGCCGTGCTCTACGCCGGTGAGGTCAACTGGGACGCTGCGGGCCTCGAGGGCCAGCCGCGCCGCATCGAGCAGGCGCTCAAGTCGGGCGACTCGGTCCTCGTGCAGGTCACGAAGGACCCGATCGGCCACAAGGGCGCTCGCCTCACCTCCCAGATCACGCTCGCGGGCCGCTACCTCGTGTACGTCCCCGGCGGCGGCATGACGGGCATCTCCCGCAAGCTCCCCGACACGGAGCGTGCGCGCCTGAAGAAGATCCTCAAGGAGATCGTCCCCGACCACGCAGGCGTCATCGTCCGCACCGCGGCCGAGGGAGCGAGCGAGGAAGAGCTCCGCGCCGACGTCGCCCGCCTGCAGGACCAGTGGGCGAAGATCGAGAAGAAGTCCAAGACCGCATCGGCGCCCGCGCTGCTGCAGGGCGAGCCGGACCTCGCGATCCGCGTCGTGCGCGACATCTTCAACGACGACTTCTCGTCGCTCGTCGTCCAGGGCGACTCCGCTTGGGACGAGATCTCGAGCTATGTCGGCGAGCTCGCTCCCGACCTCGCCGAGCGCGTCACGCGCTGGACGGGGGAGAAGGACGTCTTCGCGTCGCATCGCATCGACGAGCAGCTCGCCAAGGGCATGGACCGCAAGGTCTGGCTCCCGTCCGGCGGCTCGCTCGTGATCGACCGCACCGAGGCGATGACCGTCGTCGACGTCAACACGGGCAAGTTCACCGGCTCCGGTGGCACGCTCGAGGAGACGGTGACGCGCAACAACCTCGAGGCTGCCGAGGAGATCGTCCGCCAGCTCCGCCTGCGGGACATCGGCGGCATCATCGTCATCGACTTCATCGACATGGTCCTCGAGTCGAACCGTGACCTCGTGCTGCGTCGTCTCGTCGAGTGCCTCGGACGCGACCGGACGAAGCACCAGGTCGCGGAGGTGACGTCGCTCGGCCTCGTCCAGATGACGCGCAAGCGTGTCGGCCAGGGCCTCGTCGAGGCCTTCAGCACGACGTGCGAGCACTGCAACGGCCGTGGCTTCATCGTGCACGCCGAGCCGATCGAGAAGGGCAACGGCGGCCAGAACGGTGGCGGCCAGGACCGTCCCGAGGGCGAGTCGAAGCGGTCGCGCCGCAAGCGTGGCGGCGGTGACAAGGACGAGTCCTCGTCGTCGGCCCCCGCGGTGCCGGTCCTCCCCAAGGAGGAGGCGCGCAAGGCGGTCAAGGAGACGCTCGCGACGATCGCCGCCGCTGCGGCGCACGCGCACGAGCACGAGCACGACCACGCGGTCGAGAAGCCGGCTGCCGAGAAGGTGGCCGTCGAGGCTGCTCCGGCGCTGCAGGCCGACGCTGAGCCCGCGCCTGTCGCGGAGGACGCCGTCGAGCCCGCGGCCGAGCCGGTCGTCGCCGAGCCCGTCGCTGCCGAGCCGAAGCGCCGCCGTCGTGCGGCGACGCGTCCGGCTGCCCCGGCCGTCGAGGTCGAGGCGCCGGCGTCCGAGAGTGCAGAGGCGTCGTCGGAGGCCCCGGTCCTCGACGTCCTCGCGGAGCTCGCTTCCGTCCGTCGGGTCCACGCTCCCGAGGTGCCCGCCGCGCCGAGCAGCGACACGATCACGTCGGTCGACGACATCGCGGTCCCCGCGGGCCCGTCGGAGCCGTCGACGACGGCGCCCAAGCGGCGCCGGGCCTCGTCGCGCGGCCGGTCGACGCGCGCCGCCGGCGCACCGAGCAACAGCCCCGACGAGGGCTGA
- the rpmA gene encoding 50S ribosomal protein L27: protein MAHKKGASSSRNGRDSNAQRLGVKRFGGQVVKAGEIIVRQRGTHFHPGVNVGRGKDDTLFALEAGAVKFGTRRGRKVVDIEAAA, encoded by the coding sequence ATGGCACACAAGAAGGGTGCGAGCTCCTCTCGCAACGGTCGTGACTCCAACGCTCAGCGTCTCGGCGTCAAGCGCTTCGGTGGCCAGGTCGTCAAGGCCGGCGAGATCATCGTCCGCCAGCGCGGCACGCACTTCCACCCCGGCGTCAACGTCGGTCGTGGCAAGGACGACACGCTGTTCGCCCTCGAGGCCGGCGCCGTGAAGTTCGGCACCCGTCGCGGCCGCAAGGTCGTCGACATCGAGGCTGCTGCCTGA
- the rsfS gene encoding ribosome silencing factor codes for MPATQRATELAIVAARAASDLKAEEIIALDVSEQLVLTDVFLIASASNERQVVAIVDAVEEAMHKAGAKALRREGKSEARWVLIDFGDVVVHVQHSEDRVYYALERLWKDCPVVELPADVHGTTADAEPTDGEAGGQE; via the coding sequence GTGCCCGCCACCCAGCGCGCCACCGAGCTTGCCATCGTCGCCGCCCGCGCGGCCAGCGACCTGAAGGCCGAGGAGATCATCGCCCTCGACGTCAGCGAGCAGCTCGTCCTGACCGACGTCTTCCTGATCGCCTCGGCGAGCAACGAGCGTCAGGTCGTCGCGATCGTCGACGCCGTCGAGGAGGCGATGCACAAGGCTGGCGCCAAGGCGCTGCGCCGCGAGGGTAAGTCCGAGGCCCGCTGGGTCCTCATCGACTTCGGCGACGTCGTCGTGCACGTCCAGCATTCCGAGGACCGCGTCTACTACGCGCTCGAGCGCCTCTGGAAGGACTGCCCCGTCGTCGAGCTGCCCGCCGACGTGCACGGCACGACGGCTGACGCCGAGCCGACCGACGGCGAGGCTGGCGGCCAGGAGTGA
- a CDS encoding glutamate-5-semialdehyde dehydrogenase: MSVDSTTLSEKAATSDDVTEQVFDVARRAKVASRALATAPRGVKDAALHALADALVAQADVIVAANADDVERGRTNGMTAGLLDRLTLTPERVGAIADALRELAALPDPVGEVVRGSTLPNGLRLRQLRVPMGVVGMIYEARPNVTVDAAGLALKSGNAVVLRGGSAAASSNEVIVRVLGEALEEQGLPADLVQSIDRFGRPGGVALMRARGLVDVLVPRGGADLIQTVVRESIVPVIETGVGNCHLFVDASADRDMALQILLNAKLQRVGVCNAVETLLVHREAADFLPVALSALASAGAVVHGDEQTASLAPTGVEVIPATDVDWETEYLAAEIAVKVVDDLDAAIEHIRTWSSGHTEAIVTKDLASSERFVAELDSAVVNVNASTRFTDGGQFGLGAEIGISTQKLHARGPMGLAELTTTKWIVNGDGQVRS; the protein is encoded by the coding sequence ATGAGCGTCGACTCCACCACCCTGTCCGAGAAGGCCGCGACGTCCGACGACGTCACCGAGCAGGTCTTCGACGTCGCCCGCCGCGCGAAGGTCGCCTCGCGCGCCCTCGCGACCGCGCCGCGCGGCGTCAAGGACGCGGCGCTGCACGCGCTCGCCGACGCGCTCGTCGCACAGGCCGACGTGATCGTCGCGGCCAACGCCGATGACGTCGAGCGGGGCCGGACGAACGGCATGACGGCCGGTCTGCTCGACCGCCTCACCCTGACGCCCGAGCGGGTCGGCGCGATCGCCGACGCGCTGCGCGAGCTCGCGGCCCTGCCCGACCCGGTCGGCGAGGTCGTGCGCGGCTCGACCCTCCCCAACGGCCTGCGTCTGCGTCAGCTGCGCGTGCCCATGGGTGTGGTCGGCATGATCTACGAGGCGCGTCCGAACGTCACGGTGGACGCCGCAGGGCTCGCGCTCAAGAGCGGCAACGCGGTCGTGCTGCGTGGTGGCTCGGCTGCCGCGAGCTCGAACGAGGTGATCGTGCGCGTCCTCGGCGAGGCGCTCGAGGAGCAGGGGCTGCCCGCTGACCTGGTGCAGTCGATCGACCGCTTCGGGCGCCCGGGCGGTGTCGCGCTCATGCGTGCGCGGGGCCTCGTCGACGTGCTCGTGCCCCGTGGCGGCGCGGACCTCATCCAGACGGTCGTGCGCGAGTCGATCGTTCCCGTGATCGAGACGGGCGTCGGCAACTGCCACCTGTTCGTCGACGCGAGCGCGGACCGCGACATGGCGCTGCAGATCCTGCTCAACGCGAAGCTGCAGCGCGTCGGCGTGTGCAACGCCGTCGAGACGCTGCTCGTCCACCGCGAGGCGGCGGACTTCCTGCCGGTCGCGCTCAGCGCGCTCGCGTCCGCCGGCGCCGTCGTGCACGGCGACGAGCAGACCGCGTCGCTCGCGCCCACGGGCGTCGAGGTGATCCCTGCGACCGATGTCGACTGGGAGACCGAGTACCTGGCCGCCGAGATCGCGGTGAAGGTGGTCGACGACCTCGACGCGGCGATCGAGCACATCCGCACGTGGAGCTCCGGTCACACCGAGGCGATCGTCACGAAGGACCTCGCGTCCTCGGAGCGTTTCGTCGCGGAGCTCGACTCGGCCGTGGTCAACGTCAACGCCTCCACCCGCTTCACCGACGGTGGGCAGTTCGGCCTCGGCGCCGAGATCGGTATCTCGACGCAGAAGCTCCACGCGCGCGGCCCGATGGGCCTCGCCGAGCTCACGACGACCAAGTGGATCGTCAACGGCGACGGTCAGGTCCGCTCCTGA
- the proB gene encoding glutamate 5-kinase, producing the protein MQSRAQIADARRVVVKIGSSSLTQADGHLSLDALGALVGVLAERRRAGVEVVLVTSGAVAAALLPLGLTSRPRDVATQQAAASVGQGQLIARYTEAFAYHGIRVGQILLTAEDTIRRSRYRNAQRALERLLALGVVPIINENDAVTTDELRFGDNDRLAALVSHLVRADAMVLLTDVDGLYDAPPSRPGARRIAEVRSAADLAGIEVTGRGSAVGTGGMLTKLDSVRMATSSGIPVVLTSAPNVRQALAGEDTGTWFSPFGKRGSARAMWLAHAARAHGVLTLDDGAVRAVEGGKASLLAAGVTAVAGEFGAGEVVELHDGAGRVVARGVVSFGSSELPALLGRTTAELREKFGEGYDRTVVHRDDLVVVRRRPSKV; encoded by the coding sequence GTGCAGTCGCGCGCCCAGATCGCCGACGCGCGCCGCGTCGTCGTGAAGATCGGCTCGTCGTCGCTCACGCAGGCGGACGGTCACCTCTCCCTCGACGCGCTCGGCGCGCTCGTGGGCGTGCTCGCCGAACGACGTCGGGCCGGTGTCGAGGTCGTCCTCGTGACGTCGGGTGCCGTCGCTGCGGCGCTCCTGCCGCTGGGCCTGACGTCGCGCCCGCGCGACGTCGCGACCCAGCAGGCGGCTGCGTCCGTCGGGCAGGGCCAGCTCATCGCCCGCTACACCGAGGCGTTCGCGTACCACGGCATCCGCGTCGGGCAGATCCTCCTGACAGCTGAGGACACGATCCGTCGGTCGCGCTACCGCAACGCGCAGCGCGCGCTCGAGCGCCTGCTGGCGCTCGGCGTCGTCCCGATCATCAACGAGAACGACGCCGTGACGACGGACGAGCTGCGCTTCGGCGACAACGACCGCCTCGCCGCGCTCGTGTCGCACCTCGTGCGCGCCGACGCGATGGTCCTGCTGACCGACGTCGACGGTCTGTACGACGCCCCGCCGTCGCGTCCCGGCGCTCGGCGCATCGCCGAGGTGCGCTCCGCCGCGGACCTCGCCGGCATCGAGGTCACGGGCCGTGGTTCGGCGGTCGGCACGGGCGGGATGCTCACGAAGCTCGACTCGGTGCGCATGGCGACGAGCTCCGGCATCCCCGTCGTCCTCACGTCCGCGCCGAACGTGCGTCAGGCCCTCGCCGGCGAGGACACGGGCACGTGGTTCTCGCCGTTCGGCAAGCGCGGCTCGGCCCGCGCGATGTGGCTCGCGCACGCGGCGCGCGCTCACGGCGTGCTCACGCTCGACGACGGCGCGGTGCGCGCGGTCGAGGGCGGCAAGGCTTCGCTCCTCGCCGCGGGCGTGACGGCGGTCGCGGGGGAGTTCGGTGCGGGCGAGGTCGTCGAGCTGCACGACGGCGCCGGGCGTGTGGTCGCGCGCGGCGTCGTGTCGTTCGGGTCGAGCGAGCTGCCCGCCCTCCTCGGCCGGACGACCGCCGAGCTGCGCGAGAAGTTCGGCGAGGGTTACGACCGCACGGTCGTGCACCGTGACGACCTCGTCGTCGTGCGACGTCGCCCGAGCAAGGTCTGA